A stretch of Acidobacteriota bacterium DNA encodes these proteins:
- a CDS encoding PA0069 family radical SAM protein, which produces MPNNPAVKGRGAPANPSGRFERLAFVQEPGDEPDDTRAARPTELFRDTSKSILAFNDSPDVPMDASVNPYRGCEHGCIYCYARPYHEYLGLSAGADFESKIFVKENAAALLREALAAKSWTPQVIGLSGVTDPYQPVERKLRVTRACLEVLEACRNPVAVITKNHLVTRDIDLLASLAQHQAAQVFLSITTLDDDLARVMEPRASRPALRLEAVRKLREAGIPVGVMVAPIIPALTDHEVPAILEAAAQAGAMMAGCTVVRLPHGVKDLFEAWLEAHAPLRKEKVLNRLRAMRDGKLNDPKFGSRMVGQGPFAESIHQVFDLHRRKLGLTQRLTLSTQAFRRPGGSQMRLFG; this is translated from the coding sequence GTGCCGAACAATCCAGCCGTGAAGGGTCGAGGGGCACCGGCCAATCCCTCCGGCCGCTTTGAACGGCTGGCCTTTGTGCAGGAGCCGGGCGACGAGCCCGATGACACCAGGGCCGCGCGGCCCACAGAGCTGTTCAGGGACACGTCAAAGAGCATCCTGGCCTTCAACGACAGTCCGGACGTGCCGATGGACGCGTCCGTGAATCCGTACCGCGGCTGCGAGCACGGATGCATCTATTGCTACGCGCGCCCGTACCACGAATATCTCGGTCTGTCCGCCGGTGCCGATTTCGAAAGCAAGATCTTCGTCAAGGAAAATGCCGCCGCGCTGCTGCGCGAAGCGCTCGCCGCGAAATCCTGGACGCCCCAGGTGATTGGACTGAGCGGCGTCACCGACCCGTATCAGCCCGTGGAGCGCAAACTGCGGGTCACACGCGCGTGCTTGGAGGTGCTCGAGGCGTGCCGCAACCCGGTGGCCGTCATTACCAAGAACCATCTCGTGACACGCGACATCGACCTGCTGGCGTCACTGGCGCAACACCAGGCCGCGCAGGTGTTTCTTTCAATCACCACACTCGATGATGACCTCGCGCGCGTCATGGAGCCGCGGGCATCGCGTCCGGCGCTGCGACTGGAAGCCGTGCGGAAGCTGCGCGAGGCTGGCATACCCGTGGGCGTGATGGTGGCGCCCATCATTCCGGCGCTCACCGACCATGAAGTGCCCGCCATCCTCGAAGCTGCGGCCCAGGCGGGCGCCATGATGGCGGGCTGCACCGTTGTGCGACTGCCGCACGGCGTCAAAGATCTGTTCGAGGCGTGGCTTGAGGCGCATGCGCCGCTTCGCAAAGAGAAGGTGCTCAACCGGCTTCGCGCCATGCGCGACGGCAAGCTCAACGATCCGAAGTTTGGCAGCCGCATGGTTGGCCAGGGCCCATTCGCTGAGTCCATCCACCAGGTGTTCGACCTCCATCGGCGCAAACTGGGGCTGACGCAGAGGCTCACGCTCTCCACACAAGCCTTTCGGCGCCCTGGCGGGAGCCAGATGCGTCTGTTTGGCTGA